In Shinella sp. XGS7, a single genomic region encodes these proteins:
- a CDS encoding sigma-70 family RNA polymerase sigma factor codes for MASSASAAPARLEQLYREHHGWLQAWLRRRLGQPETAADLAQDTFLRLLRQPAALLEELRAPRAFLSTIAHGLLVDHWQRQDLEAAYLQALAAQPPALLPSAETQAQLLALLHALQRLLDGLAERPRQAFLMARLEGLGYAEIAARLGVSERMVKHYMAQALQHALRLREAHGD; via the coding sequence ATGGCGAGCAGTGCGAGCGCGGCCCCCGCGCGTCTGGAGCAGCTCTACCGCGAGCACCACGGCTGGCTGCAGGCCTGGCTGCGCCGCCGCCTGGGCCAGCCCGAGACCGCGGCCGACCTGGCCCAGGACACCTTCCTGCGCCTGCTGCGCCAGCCCGCCGCCCTGCTGGAGGAGCTGCGCGCGCCGCGCGCCTTCCTGAGCACCATCGCCCACGGCCTGCTGGTGGACCACTGGCAGCGCCAGGACCTGGAGGCCGCCTATCTGCAGGCCCTGGCCGCCCAGCCGCCGGCCCTGCTGCCCTCGGCCGAAACCCAGGCCCAGCTGCTGGCGCTGCTGCACGCCCTGCAGCGCCTGCTGGACGGTCTGGCCGAGCGGCCGCGCCAGGCCTTTCTGATGGCGCGGCTGGAGGGCCTGGGCTATGCCGAGATCGCGGCGCGCCTGGGCGTGTCCGAGCGCATGGTCAAGCACTACATGGCCCAGGCCCTGCAGCATGCGCTGCGCCTGCGGGAAGCGCATGGCGACTGA
- a CDS encoding DUF4880 domain-containing protein, which translates to MATEHLPEAVRAQAAEWFVRLQPPQTTPAAAQDLQAWQQWHAASPLHARAWAELQALWGALQPPEPAPAGLAEASLAGAESRGQARRRLLRRGAGGLLALGGLSLLGPELLQAWDASQAPWRTALGQQGQWPLAGGHALWLNTDSRARPGEDAQTLALLRGELLLQTAAGSPLQLRSDSALLQPASDRPCRFAWREEQDAGGRGGLLSVYQGRVALRARHAGESRWVGAGRQLRLHAGRWQDEGPARLLHEAWSRGLLVAEEMRLDDLLAELSRYRRGHLDCAPGVAGLRLVGSYPLADPERLLHWLASTHGLRLRQRLPLWTRLEAAD; encoded by the coding sequence ATGGCGACTGAGCATCTGCCCGAGGCCGTGCGCGCCCAGGCGGCCGAATGGTTTGTGCGCCTGCAACCGCCCCAGACCACGCCGGCCGCGGCCCAGGATCTGCAGGCCTGGCAGCAATGGCATGCCGCCTCGCCCCTGCACGCCCGCGCCTGGGCCGAGCTGCAGGCCCTGTGGGGCGCGCTGCAGCCGCCCGAACCCGCCCCCGCCGGCCTGGCCGAAGCCAGCCTGGCCGGGGCCGAATCGCGCGGCCAGGCGCGGCGCCGCCTGCTGCGCCGCGGCGCTGGCGGCCTGCTGGCCCTGGGCGGCCTGAGCCTGCTGGGCCCGGAGCTGCTGCAGGCCTGGGACGCCAGCCAGGCGCCCTGGCGCACCGCCCTGGGCCAGCAGGGCCAGTGGCCGCTGGCAGGCGGCCACGCCCTCTGGCTCAACACCGACAGCCGCGCTCGCCCGGGCGAGGACGCCCAGACCCTGGCGCTGCTGCGCGGCGAGCTGCTGCTGCAGACGGCGGCGGGCAGCCCGCTGCAGCTGCGCAGCGACAGCGCCCTGCTCCAGCCCGCCAGCGACCGGCCCTGCCGCTTCGCCTGGCGCGAGGAGCAGGATGCCGGCGGCCGCGGCGGCCTGCTCAGCGTCTACCAGGGCCGGGTGGCCCTGCGCGCGCGCCACGCGGGCGAGAGCCGCTGGGTGGGCGCCGGCCGCCAGCTGCGCCTGCATGCCGGGCGCTGGCAGGACGAAGGCCCCGCCCGCCTGCTGCACGAGGCCTGGAGCCGCGGTCTGCTGGTGGCCGAGGAGATGCGGCTGGACGATCTGCTGGCCGAGCTCTCGCGCTACCGCCGCGGCCATCTGGACTGTGCGCCCGGCGTGGCCGGCCTGCGCCTGGTGGGCAGCTATCCCCTGGCCGACCCCGAGCGCCTGCTGCACTGGCTGGCCAGCACCCACGGCCTGCGTTTGCGCCAGCGCCTGCCGCTGTGGACCCGCCTGGAGGCGGCGGACTAG
- a CDS encoding TonB-dependent siderophore receptor — MTSSALPRPRACALAAALLCGALPAAWAQARASDTPTATPTATEAPSDQPAENALPVVRARAEGERAGGPVLGYAARRSSTATRSDTPLSEVPQSISVITADQIRDQNAQNLQEVLRYSAGVRSEMYGLDNRGDWYSLRGGSDGALLLDGLRLPLSGSWGVVRSEPYAFERIEVLRGPSSVVAGQNGPGGVVNLISKRPQAESQRELGLQWGSYGHGQIQADVGEALDDQGRLRLRVVGLLKDSGTQVEHAFDRRRLLAPSLSWQLSPATRLTVYGEYQKDRSGNTNAFFPIEGTLRPGPQGWLSPHTFIGEPAWDTYGGERRRLGYEWEQQLSERWILRQRLRQDRVDGRMRSMYANWWEGYQNAAGQPDAAGSYLKRTWYAADDRHRITQGDLQLEGRLQLGATHHTLLLGVDALRQRSSNHSWQGDATPLNVYAPVYGRFALPVLGPVDPSRTASQQWGLLLQDQIKFDPRWVLVAGLRHDRVRSDSQATDGSQTRQRDSATSKSLGLVHLLDGGWSPYASYSESFEPVAGSDAAGRAFKPKRGRQLEAGLKWAPADQRLSASAALYRLKEKNRLSADPLNVGKQLQRGEVTAQGLELELKASLPRWDLIASYSYTEARQTRVGHQEEQYLDKQLSGIPRHAASLWAVHRLDDYGLPGFKAGAGLRHVGRSSDGIDQTQTPGQTLGDLLLSWEQGSWQAALNVSNVGNKRYIASCLERGDCWYGTLRRAVASLSYRW; from the coding sequence ATGACATCCTCTGCCCTGCCACGCCCCCGCGCGTGCGCACTGGCCGCCGCCTTGCTGTGCGGCGCCCTGCCCGCGGCCTGGGCCCAGGCCCGCGCTTCCGACACCCCCACTGCCACCCCCACCGCCACCGAAGCGCCCAGCGATCAACCCGCTGAGAACGCCCTGCCCGTGGTGCGCGCGCGGGCCGAGGGCGAGCGTGCCGGCGGCCCGGTGCTGGGCTACGCCGCACGGCGCAGCAGCACGGCCACGCGCAGCGACACGCCGCTGTCGGAAGTGCCGCAGTCCATCTCGGTGATCACCGCCGACCAGATCCGCGATCAGAACGCCCAGAACCTGCAGGAGGTGCTGCGTTACAGCGCCGGCGTGCGCAGCGAGATGTACGGCCTGGACAACCGCGGCGACTGGTACAGCCTGCGCGGCGGCAGCGACGGCGCCCTGCTGCTGGACGGGCTGCGCCTGCCGCTCAGCGGCTCCTGGGGCGTGGTGCGCAGCGAGCCCTATGCCTTCGAGCGCATCGAGGTGCTGCGCGGCCCCAGCTCGGTGGTGGCCGGCCAGAACGGTCCGGGCGGCGTGGTCAACCTGATCTCCAAGCGCCCCCAGGCCGAGAGCCAGCGCGAGCTGGGCCTGCAATGGGGCAGCTACGGGCACGGCCAGATCCAGGCCGATGTGGGCGAGGCCCTGGACGACCAGGGCCGCCTGCGCCTGCGCGTGGTGGGCCTGCTCAAGGACAGCGGCACCCAGGTCGAGCATGCCTTCGACCGCCGCCGCCTGCTGGCCCCCTCGCTGAGCTGGCAGCTCAGCCCCGCCACGCGGCTGACGGTCTATGGCGAGTACCAGAAGGACCGCTCCGGCAACACCAATGCCTTCTTCCCCATCGAGGGCACGCTGCGCCCCGGCCCCCAGGGCTGGCTCTCGCCGCACACCTTCATCGGCGAGCCCGCCTGGGACACCTATGGCGGCGAGCGCCGCCGCCTGGGCTATGAGTGGGAGCAGCAGCTCTCCGAGCGCTGGATCCTGCGCCAGCGCCTGCGCCAGGACCGCGTGGACGGCCGCATGCGCAGCATGTACGCCAACTGGTGGGAGGGCTACCAGAACGCCGCCGGCCAGCCCGATGCCGCGGGCAGCTATCTCAAGCGCACCTGGTACGCGGCCGACGACCGCCACCGCATCACCCAGGGCGATCTGCAGCTCGAGGGCCGGCTGCAGCTGGGCGCCACCCACCACACCCTGCTGCTGGGCGTGGATGCGCTGCGCCAGCGCAGCAGCAACCACAGCTGGCAGGGCGATGCCACGCCGCTGAACGTCTATGCCCCGGTCTATGGCCGCTTCGCCCTGCCGGTGCTGGGCCCGGTGGACCCCAGCCGCACGGCCAGCCAGCAATGGGGCCTGCTGCTGCAGGACCAGATCAAGTTCGACCCGCGCTGGGTGCTGGTGGCCGGCCTGCGCCATGACCGCGTGCGCAGCGACAGCCAGGCCACGGACGGCAGCCAGACCCGCCAGCGCGACAGCGCCACCTCCAAGAGCCTGGGCCTGGTGCATCTGCTGGACGGCGGCTGGTCGCCCTATGCCAGCTATTCCGAGTCCTTCGAGCCCGTGGCGGGCAGCGATGCCGCCGGCCGCGCCTTCAAGCCCAAGCGCGGCCGCCAGCTGGAGGCCGGCCTCAAATGGGCGCCGGCCGACCAGCGCCTGAGCGCCAGCGCCGCGCTCTACCGGCTCAAGGAAAAGAACCGCCTGAGCGCCGACCCGCTGAACGTGGGCAAGCAGCTGCAGCGCGGCGAGGTCACGGCCCAGGGCCTGGAGCTGGAGCTCAAGGCCAGCCTGCCGCGCTGGGACCTGATCGCCAGCTACAGCTATACCGAGGCGCGCCAGACCCGCGTGGGCCACCAGGAGGAGCAGTACCTGGACAAGCAGCTCAGCGGCATCCCGCGCCACGCCGCCTCGCTCTGGGCCGTGCACCGCCTGGATGACTACGGCCTGCCCGGCTTCAAGGCCGGCGCCGGCCTGCGCCATGTGGGCCGCAGCAGCGACGGCATCGACCAGACCCAGACCCCGGGCCAAACCCTGGGCGATCTGCTGCTGTCCTGGGAGCAGGGCAGCTGGCAGGCCGCGCTCAATGTGAGCAATGTGGGCAACAAGCGCTATATCGCCAGCTGCCTGGAGCGCGGCGACTGCTGGTACGGCACGCTGCGCCGCGCCGTGGCCAGCCTGTCCTACCGCTGGTGA
- a CDS encoding TonB family protein produces the protein MLSTALPAAPPRPALPWLWRLAGLLCLGLAVLGALLPLMPTTVFLIGAAACFGRASPQWEARLLAHPRFGPTLRHWREQGAIAAPAKAWACGGMALGLGLSCWLIRPGWLLGGALAALMGLCAAFVLSRPAPRPGTGPKAGGAGKTRPPLNRRRLLRWGLACSALAHGLLLAGLLGLWSSEPAAPPSEPARPVLMQAQWLPTAAPPRPLEAREAPPSAARAERREVARPQPRPQSATQPATLPAPSTPPLIATPAESLAASPALTSPPPAPALAREAAPAAAPPAPALPPAPQAGGLHSESWQARVLARLERFRSYPAGARARREQGTVLLRLRLGRQGQVLMARLERPSGHGELDQAALQTVQRAQPLPAIPSELPEELELLVPVEFFFQGA, from the coding sequence ATGCTGAGCACGGCCCTGCCCGCCGCGCCCCCCCGGCCCGCCCTGCCCTGGCTCTGGCGCCTGGCGGGCCTCCTCTGCCTGGGCCTGGCGGTGCTGGGCGCCCTGCTGCCCCTGATGCCCACCACGGTCTTCCTGATCGGCGCCGCGGCCTGCTTCGGCCGCGCCTCGCCGCAGTGGGAGGCGCGGCTGCTGGCCCATCCCCGCTTCGGCCCCACGCTGCGCCACTGGCGCGAGCAGGGCGCCATCGCCGCGCCCGCCAAGGCCTGGGCCTGTGGCGGCATGGCCCTGGGCCTGGGCCTGAGCTGCTGGCTGATCCGTCCGGGCTGGCTGCTGGGCGGCGCCCTGGCGGCCCTGATGGGCTTGTGCGCGGCCTTCGTGCTGAGCCGGCCGGCGCCCCGCCCGGGCACCGGCCCCAAGGCCGGCGGCGCGGGCAAGACCCGGCCCCCGCTGAACCGCCGCCGGCTGCTGCGCTGGGGCCTGGCCTGCAGCGCCCTGGCCCATGGCCTGCTGCTGGCGGGGCTGCTGGGCCTGTGGTCCTCCGAACCCGCGGCCCCGCCCAGCGAGCCCGCGCGCCCGGTGCTGATGCAGGCGCAGTGGCTGCCCACCGCCGCGCCGCCGCGCCCGCTGGAAGCCCGCGAGGCGCCGCCGAGCGCGGCCCGGGCTGAGCGCCGCGAGGTGGCACGCCCCCAGCCCAGGCCCCAGTCCGCCACCCAGCCCGCCACCTTGCCCGCGCCCAGTACCCCGCCCCTGATCGCCACGCCGGCAGAGAGCCTGGCGGCGAGCCCGGCCCTGACCAGCCCGCCGCCGGCCCCAGCCCTAGCCCGCGAGGCGGCGCCCGCCGCGGCGCCGCCCGCGCCCGCCCTGCCGCCCGCGCCCCAGGCCGGCGGTCTGCACAGCGAGAGCTGGCAGGCCCGGGTGCTGGCCAGGCTGGAGCGCTTTCGCAGCTATCCGGCCGGCGCCCGCGCCCGGCGCGAGCAGGGCACGGTGCTGCTGCGCCTGCGCCTGGGGCGCCAGGGTCAGGTCTTGATGGCGCGGCTGGAACGGCCCAGCGGCCATGGCGAGCTGGACCAGGCGGCGCTGCAGACGGTGCAGCGCGCCCAGCCCCTGCCGGCCATTCCGTCCGAGCTGCCCGAGGAGCTGGAGCTGCTGGTGCCGGTGGAGTTCTTCTTCCAGGGCGCCTGA
- a CDS encoding FUSC family membrane protein has translation MPLYRLPAHVINGCFVALGIGLLQGLFGLAAGPAAAQLAVSGAIFASLSDLPTTHRRSWGRVLAGGLMGCAVAVMVTLLRPWPGVLTLAIGALGVAAMLCMAWGPRAGPLAFAPVLALVFTLAHPPAAQPGAEALHLGLWHLAGVLAYLLWSQLSLALLLRRYRSLALSAALEASARLLDARADLLDQAPSPREGEELPAWLRQESQLAERLQAARDLLFAAPPGERAARESAVLLQLIDLRDILLASRLDLELLGDDEVARRVRAAVAARLRALGAALRQAAARAAGARSALAAPAEPEAWQALLDAAARSGDARVRLLPALRDRLRHLDEDLARIQALLGGATPELPLRPEELRLFVAPEGWPLASLRQHLSLGSPVLRHALRFGLALGCAHALALHLPWAAHPQWLVLSVAVVLRGNLEQTLARRNARVGGTVLGCLLVLGLAQLGGSAWVAPVFLLAVGLAHGFALERYLVTASAATVMALLQQHLAQPAAGFAIGERLADTLLGALLAWAFCFVLPAWERRLLPLTLGRARRALAAYAHSILGAEAGSAAAQRLARRQAYEALGALGAMLQRAGAEPARVRLPLRELAELLDHGHRLMAHLSMLRLMLSRRREALDAAALREALDEADAALQRALLEAPQGPVEPSRLALLPERSPAEDPQPWLLRRLHVAVQDARRLAAAAERAATQAPSAA, from the coding sequence ATGCCGCTGTACCGCCTGCCCGCCCATGTGATCAACGGCTGCTTCGTGGCCCTGGGCATCGGCCTGCTGCAAGGGCTCTTCGGTCTGGCGGCCGGCCCCGCCGCGGCCCAGCTGGCGGTGAGCGGTGCCATCTTCGCCAGCCTCTCCGACCTGCCCACCACCCACCGGCGCAGCTGGGGCCGGGTACTGGCAGGCGGCCTGATGGGCTGCGCAGTGGCGGTGATGGTCACCCTGCTGCGGCCCTGGCCCGGCGTGCTCACCCTGGCCATCGGCGCGCTGGGCGTGGCCGCCATGCTCTGCATGGCCTGGGGGCCGCGGGCCGGGCCGCTGGCCTTCGCCCCGGTGCTGGCCCTGGTCTTCACCCTGGCGCACCCGCCCGCCGCCCAGCCGGGGGCCGAGGCCTTGCACCTGGGACTGTGGCATCTGGCCGGCGTGCTGGCCTATCTGCTCTGGTCCCAGCTCAGCCTGGCCCTGCTGCTGCGGCGCTACCGCAGCCTGGCCCTGAGCGCTGCGCTGGAGGCCAGCGCCCGGCTGCTGGACGCCCGCGCCGACCTGCTGGATCAGGCACCTTCGCCTCGCGAAGGCGAAGAGCTGCCCGCCTGGCTGCGCCAGGAATCGCAGCTGGCCGAGCGCCTGCAGGCCGCGCGCGACCTGCTCTTTGCCGCCCCGCCCGGCGAGCGCGCGGCGCGCGAGAGCGCGGTGCTGCTGCAGCTGATCGATCTGCGCGACATCCTGCTGGCCAGCCGGCTGGATCTGGAGCTGCTGGGGGACGACGAGGTGGCCCGCCGCGTGCGCGCCGCGGTGGCTGCCCGGCTGCGCGCCCTCGGCGCGGCGCTGCGCCAGGCGGCCGCGCGCGCGGCCGGCGCCCGCAGCGCGCTGGCCGCGCCGGCCGAGCCCGAGGCCTGGCAGGCCCTGCTGGACGCCGCGGCGCGCAGCGGCGACGCGCGGGTGCGTCTGCTGCCCGCCCTGCGCGACCGCCTGCGTCATCTGGACGAAGACCTGGCGCGCATCCAGGCCCTGCTGGGGGGCGCCACGCCCGAGCTGCCGCTGCGCCCCGAGGAGCTGCGCCTTTTCGTGGCACCCGAGGGCTGGCCCCTGGCCAGCCTGCGCCAGCACCTGAGCCTGGGCTCGCCGGTGCTGCGCCACGCCCTGCGCTTCGGCCTGGCCCTGGGCTGCGCCCATGCCCTGGCCCTGCACCTGCCCTGGGCCGCCCATCCGCAGTGGCTGGTGCTCAGCGTGGCCGTGGTGCTGCGCGGCAATCTGGAGCAGACCCTGGCGCGGCGCAATGCCCGGGTGGGCGGCACGGTGCTGGGCTGCCTGCTGGTGCTGGGCCTGGCCCAGCTGGGCGGCAGCGCCTGGGTGGCGCCGGTCTTTCTGCTGGCCGTGGGCCTGGCCCATGGCTTTGCGCTGGAGCGCTATCTGGTGACGGCCAGCGCCGCCACGGTCATGGCCCTGCTGCAGCAGCATCTGGCCCAGCCCGCGGCGGGCTTTGCCATCGGCGAGCGCCTGGCCGACACCTTGCTGGGCGCCCTGCTGGCCTGGGCCTTCTGCTTTGTGCTGCCGGCCTGGGAGCGGCGCCTGCTACCGCTGACCCTGGGCCGCGCACGGCGCGCGCTGGCGGCCTATGCCCACAGCATTCTGGGCGCCGAGGCTGGTTCCGCCGCCGCCCAGCGCCTGGCCCGCCGCCAGGCCTACGAGGCCCTGGGCGCCCTGGGCGCCATGCTGCAGCGCGCCGGGGCCGAGCCGGCGCGGGTGCGCCTGCCCCTGCGCGAGCTGGCCGAGCTGCTGGACCATGGCCACCGCCTGATGGCCCATCTCTCCATGCTGCGCCTGATGCTGAGCCGGCGCCGCGAGGCCCTGGACGCCGCCGCCCTGCGCGAGGCGCTGGACGAGGCCGATGCCGCCCTGCAGCGCGCCCTGCTAGAGGCGCCGCAGGGGCCGGTCGAGCCCAGCCGCCTGGCCCTGCTGCCCGAACGCAGCCCGGCCGAGGACCCGCAGCCCTGGCTGCTGCGCCGCCTGCATGTGGCGGTGCAGGACGCGCGCCGTCTGGCCGCCGCGGCCGAGCGCGCCGCGACTCAAGCGCCGAGCGCGGCTTGA
- a CDS encoding biliverdin-producing heme oxygenase: MSALPDTLVPTAPLSHSLALKAASHATHERLDQRIMRCQPFASLPQYQRFLRLQWLFHWELQPLFEHAGLQALLPDLGERQRLEAVAQDLADLGAARPAAPARAPATAGLSLDQALGWFYVAEGSNLGAALLFKEAAALGLHAEHGARHLAGHPEGRLRHWRGFTSRLDALSLAPEQIERMGGACRAAFERVHALVAQELEC, encoded by the coding sequence ATGAGCGCCCTGCCCGACACCCTGGTCCCCACCGCCCCGCTGAGCCACAGCCTGGCCCTGAAGGCCGCCAGCCACGCCACCCATGAGCGCCTGGATCAGCGCATCATGCGCTGCCAGCCCTTTGCCAGCCTGCCGCAGTACCAGCGCTTTCTGCGTCTGCAGTGGCTGTTCCACTGGGAGCTGCAGCCGCTGTTCGAGCATGCCGGCCTGCAGGCCCTGCTGCCCGATCTGGGTGAGCGCCAGCGCCTGGAGGCCGTGGCCCAAGACCTGGCCGATCTGGGCGCGGCCCGGCCCGCAGCCCCGGCGCGTGCACCGGCCACCGCGGGCCTGAGCCTGGACCAGGCCCTGGGCTGGTTCTATGTGGCCGAGGGCTCGAACCTGGGCGCGGCCCTGCTCTTCAAGGAGGCCGCGGCCCTGGGCCTGCATGCCGAGCATGGCGCGCGCCATCTGGCCGGCCACCCCGAGGGCCGGCTGCGCCACTGGCGCGGCTTCACCAGCCGACTGGATGCGCTGAGTCTGGCCCCCGAGCAGATCGAGCGCATGGGCGGCGCCTGTCGCGCGGCCTTCGAGCGGGTGCACGCCCTGGTGGCTCAAGAGCTGGAATGCTGA
- a CDS encoding TonB-dependent receptor → MSAAASPAVPRLRPHALGLALQAALLLSLPLGTQAQVPTERQAAGSAPAAPGATRRYDIPPGPLAEVLSRFGAHSGLLISVDARLTAQRQSPGLRGDYGQEQALHALLAGTGLQAQRTPQGVLTLVPASTAPNPAPGTLALAPLRVQGEAAQGGLALHASAADAAAAVYREARSTAFIDRETLERFRGTSPGEMLKGVPGVQMGDLRNGHALDVNIRGLQGQGQGRVAVVVDGSQQSLDVYRGYAGQQQRSYLDPDLIGAVSIEKGPSLSLDGAGAIAGVVSMRTLLPEDILAPGAASGWRLRGGLADNSAGEQSGFLTLNRSERNSLLDARSGFASAAYASRGERLDWLAAVVERRQGNYFAGRHGAERYEGSQRGSGGTGMNPDPVYEYYRPGEEVLNTHSRSHSLLLKSTWRPNEDQALELGLRRLNARYGEIMPSAISRTPASSEWVTYANPEGTMQQFEPGRMKLTALTAEHRWQPAGQSLLDLRSKLWFTRADSLMFNAVMGNAPVGRDLPSNQMGDPQGESYQHALRSEVRGQRWGAQLGNSSLFFFAGGQSLKAQYGLSYTHEKTGPGPGTPVVEADLHNNRYVRSGLRKETSLSASLDWKPTEAWSLLAGGRLIHYALQDRNRRAHVTQTQEVPRRAVHVYRNGKALEYVTWYPDAQGQFTEASLRASPHRLGTLADLGFDSWQAFAPDNGAFMDEIPVAWRYDEPLRRQGTRFAPTLSASFKPDADSLLYMRYAEGFKLPSMFESTVGNNFITPNPELRPERNRSLELGAATTRHEVWRAGDRLSLKLARFENRVKDYITRSYDPASYRFSMANMDRFETAGWEFQSAYQGGPFFGEFSATYFTRARTCDAATAAALRQAKYGVKNAPDCADGGFGGSYANTQNPPKFSINTTLGLRLPEHGLTLGARLVRNSAPLSRLDQPWQTNAYTTLQQYYPATRTLDLFASLRLPRGAELNLALDNVGDRYYLDPLALSPMPAPGRTLRAELGLRF, encoded by the coding sequence ATGTCTGCTGCTGCATCTCCCGCTGTTCCTCGTCTTCGTCCCCATGCCCTGGGCCTGGCCCTGCAGGCCGCCCTGCTGCTGAGCCTGCCGCTGGGCACCCAGGCCCAGGTGCCCACCGAGCGCCAGGCCGCCGGCAGCGCGCCGGCCGCCCCCGGCGCCACGCGGCGCTACGACATCCCGCCCGGCCCCCTGGCCGAGGTGCTGAGCCGCTTCGGCGCCCACAGCGGCCTGCTGATCTCGGTGGACGCGCGCCTCACCGCCCAGCGCCAGAGCCCCGGCCTGCGCGGCGACTACGGGCAGGAGCAGGCCCTGCACGCCCTGCTGGCCGGCACCGGCCTGCAGGCCCAGCGCACGCCCCAGGGCGTGCTCACTCTGGTGCCCGCCTCCACCGCGCCCAACCCGGCCCCGGGCACCCTGGCCCTGGCCCCGCTGCGCGTGCAGGGCGAAGCGGCGCAGGGCGGTCTGGCCCTGCACGCCAGCGCGGCCGACGCGGCCGCGGCCGTCTACCGCGAAGCCCGTTCCACCGCCTTCATCGACCGCGAGACCCTGGAGCGCTTTCGCGGCACCTCGCCCGGCGAGATGCTCAAGGGCGTGCCCGGCGTGCAGATGGGCGACCTGCGCAACGGCCATGCGCTGGACGTGAACATCCGCGGCCTGCAGGGCCAGGGCCAGGGCCGGGTGGCCGTGGTGGTGGACGGCAGCCAGCAGTCGCTGGATGTGTACCGCGGCTATGCCGGCCAGCAGCAGCGCAGCTATCTGGACCCCGACCTGATCGGCGCGGTGAGCATCGAGAAAGGCCCCAGCCTGAGCCTGGACGGCGCGGGCGCGATTGCCGGCGTGGTGAGCATGCGCACCCTGCTGCCCGAAGACATCCTGGCCCCGGGCGCGGCCAGCGGCTGGCGCCTGCGCGGCGGCCTGGCCGACAACAGCGCCGGCGAGCAGTCGGGCTTTCTCACCCTGAACCGCAGCGAGCGCAACAGCCTGCTCGACGCGCGCAGCGGCTTTGCCTCGGCCGCCTACGCCAGCCGCGGGGAGCGCCTGGACTGGCTGGCCGCCGTGGTGGAGCGCCGCCAGGGCAATTACTTCGCCGGCCGGCATGGCGCCGAGCGCTACGAGGGCAGCCAGCGCGGCAGCGGCGGCACGGGCATGAACCCCGATCCGGTCTATGAGTACTACCGTCCCGGCGAGGAGGTGCTCAACACCCACAGCCGCAGCCACTCCCTGCTGCTCAAGAGCACCTGGCGCCCGAACGAGGACCAGGCCCTGGAGCTGGGCCTGCGCCGCCTCAATGCGCGCTATGGCGAGATCATGCCCTCGGCCATCTCGCGCACGCCGGCCTCCAGCGAATGGGTCACCTATGCCAACCCCGAGGGCACCATGCAGCAGTTCGAGCCGGGCCGCATGAAGCTCACCGCCCTCACCGCCGAGCACCGCTGGCAGCCCGCGGGCCAGTCCCTGCTGGACCTGCGCAGCAAGCTCTGGTTCACCCGCGCCGACAGCCTGATGTTCAACGCCGTGATGGGCAATGCACCGGTGGGCCGCGACCTGCCCAGCAACCAGATGGGCGACCCGCAGGGCGAGAGCTACCAGCATGCGCTGCGCTCCGAGGTGCGCGGCCAGCGCTGGGGCGCGCAGCTGGGCAACAGCTCGCTGTTCTTCTTCGCGGGCGGCCAGTCGCTCAAGGCGCAATACGGCCTGAGCTACACGCATGAGAAAACCGGCCCCGGCCCGGGCACGCCGGTGGTGGAGGCCGATCTGCACAACAACCGCTATGTGCGCTCCGGCCTGCGCAAGGAGACCAGCCTCAGCGCCTCGCTGGACTGGAAGCCCACCGAGGCCTGGAGCCTGCTGGCCGGCGGTCGTCTGATCCATTACGCGCTGCAGGACCGCAACCGCCGGGCCCACGTCACCCAGACCCAGGAGGTGCCGCGCCGCGCCGTGCATGTCTACCGCAACGGAAAAGCCCTGGAATACGTGACCTGGTACCCCGACGCCCAGGGCCAGTTCACCGAGGCCTCGCTGCGCGCCAGCCCGCACCGCCTGGGCACCCTGGCCGATCTGGGCTTTGACAGCTGGCAGGCCTTCGCGCCCGACAACGGCGCCTTCATGGACGAGATCCCCGTGGCCTGGCGCTACGACGAGCCGCTGCGCCGCCAGGGCACGCGCTTCGCGCCCACGCTCAGCGCCAGCTTCAAGCCCGATGCCGACAGCCTGCTCTACATGCGCTACGCCGAGGGCTTCAAGCTGCCCAGCATGTTCGAGAGCACGGTGGGCAATAACTTCATCACGCCCAACCCCGAGCTCCGGCCCGAGCGCAACCGCAGCCTGGAGCTGGGCGCCGCCACCACGCGGCACGAGGTCTGGCGCGCCGGTGACCGGCTCTCGCTCAAGCTGGCCCGCTTCGAGAACCGGGTGAAGGACTACATCACCCGCAGCTACGACCCCGCCAGCTATCGCTTCAGCATGGCCAATATGGACCGCTTCGAGACGGCGGGCTGGGAGTTCCAGTCGGCCTACCAGGGCGGGCCCTTCTTCGGCGAGTTCTCGGCCACCTACTTCACCCGCGCCCGCACCTGCGACGCCGCCACCGCCGCCGCGCTGCGCCAGGCCAAGTACGGCGTGAAGAACGCACCCGACTGCGCCGACGGCGGCTTCGGCGGCTCCTATGCCAACACGCAGAACCCGCCCAAGTTCAGCATCAACACCACCCTGGGCCTGCGCCTGCCCGAGCACGGCCTGACCCTGGGCGCCCGCCTGGTGCGCAATAGCGCGCCGCTCTCGCGCCTGGACCAGCCCTGGCAGACGAATGCCTACACCACGCTGCAGCAGTACTACCCCGCCACCCGCACCCTGGACCTCTTCGCCAGCCTGCGCCTGCCGCGCGGTGCCGAGCTGAACCTGGCCCTGGACAACGTGGGCGACCGCTACTACCTCGACCCCCTGGCCCTCTCGCCCATGCCCGCCCCCGGCCGCACCCTGCGCGCCGAGCTGGGCCTGCGCTTCTGA